A genomic stretch from Solanum stenotomum isolate F172 chromosome 8, ASM1918654v1, whole genome shotgun sequence includes:
- the LOC125873846 gene encoding protein CUP-SHAPED COTYLEDON 3-like isoform X1 — protein MDLREIGATLPPGFKFCPSDEELICHYLYNKIANEEGLVLNFSLVEIDLHTCEPWQLPEVAKLNSSEWYFFSFRDRKYTTGFRANRATTSGYWKATGKDRTVLDPQTRNVIGMRKTLVFYKNRAPNGIKTDWIMHEFRLENPHIALKEDWVLCRVFYKNKGENNNNCTNKLSSQNKCEAIVTSSNVSQSPLYMNQHSLNCDIRYQNSPHQIIQNSNTIIHHHLFDLLVKDHHESTRLSECSQEDDQYGLLFDMDFEESYVQDERIIHSSLEDMRFDEENSAIFI, from the exons atggatttaagaGAAATTGGAGCTACACTTCCCCCTGGGTTTAAATTTTGTCCCAGTGATGAAGAGTTAATTTGTCATTATCTCTACAATAAAATTGCTAATGAAGAAGGATTAGTTCTTAATTTTAGTTTAGTGGAAATTGATCTTCACACTTGTGAGCCATGGCAGCTTCCTG AGGTGGCAAAGCTCAACTCTAGTGAATGGTACTTCTTCAGCTTCCGAGATCGAAAGTACACTACTGGTTTCCGGGCGAACCGGGCCACAACTTCGGGTTATTGGAAAGCTACGGGTAAGGATCGAACAGTGCTCGATCCTCAAACCCGTAACGTTATAGGGATGAGAAAAACTTTAGTCTTTTACAAGAATAGAGCTCCTAATGGCATTAAAACAGACTGGATCATGCATGAATTTCGACTCGAAAATCCCCATATAGCCCTTAAG GAAGATTGGGTATTATGTCGagtattttacaaaaataaaggtGAGAACAACAATAATTGTACAAACAAACTTAGCTCACAAAACAAGTGTGAGGCAATTGTCACTTCTTCAAATGTGTCACAATCTCCTCTCTATATGAACCAACATTCATTGAATTGTGACATTAGATACCAAAATTCACCCCATCAAATTATCCAAAACTCAAACACAATAATACATCAtcatttgtttgatttattagTAAAAGATCATCATGAATCGACTCGATTGTCCGAGTGCAGCCAAGAGGATGATCAGTACGGATTGTTATTCGATATGGATTTTGAAGAATCGTATGTACAAGATGAACGAATTATTCATTCCAGCCTTGAAGATATGagatttgatgaagaaaatagCGCGATTTTTATTTGA
- the LOC125873846 gene encoding protein CUP-SHAPED COTYLEDON 3-like isoform X2, which translates to MDLREIGATLPPGFKFCPSDEELICHYLYNKIANEEGLVLNFSLVEIDLHTCEPWQLPEVAKLNSSEWYFFSFRDRKYTTGFRANRATTSGYWKATGKDRTVLDPQTRNVIGMRKTLVFYKNRAPNGIKTDWIMHEFRLENPHIALKIGYYVEYFTKIKVRTTIIVQTNLAHKTSVRQLSLLQMCHNLLSI; encoded by the exons atggatttaagaGAAATTGGAGCTACACTTCCCCCTGGGTTTAAATTTTGTCCCAGTGATGAAGAGTTAATTTGTCATTATCTCTACAATAAAATTGCTAATGAAGAAGGATTAGTTCTTAATTTTAGTTTAGTGGAAATTGATCTTCACACTTGTGAGCCATGGCAGCTTCCTG AGGTGGCAAAGCTCAACTCTAGTGAATGGTACTTCTTCAGCTTCCGAGATCGAAAGTACACTACTGGTTTCCGGGCGAACCGGGCCACAACTTCGGGTTATTGGAAAGCTACGGGTAAGGATCGAACAGTGCTCGATCCTCAAACCCGTAACGTTATAGGGATGAGAAAAACTTTAGTCTTTTACAAGAATAGAGCTCCTAATGGCATTAAAACAGACTGGATCATGCATGAATTTCGACTCGAAAATCCCCATATAGCCCTTAAG ATTGGGTATTATGTCGagtattttacaaaaataaaggtGAGAACAACAATAATTGTACAAACAAACTTAGCTCACAAAACAAGTGTGAGGCAATTGTCACTTCTTCAAATGTGTCACAATCTCCTCTCTATATGA
- the LOC125873136 gene encoding casein kinase 1-like protein 11, translating to MDHVVGGKFKLGRKIGSGSFGELYLGVNLQNGEEVAIKLESVKTRHPQLHYESKIYMLLQGGTGIPNLKWFGVEGEYNIMVIDLLGPSLEDLFNYCNRLFTLKTVLMLADQLINRVEYMHSRGFLHRDIKPDNFLMGLGRKANQVYAIDFGLAKKYRDLQTHKHIPYRENKNLTGTARYASVNTHLGVEQSRRDDLESLGYVLMYFLRGSLPWQGLKGGTKKQKYDKISEKKMLTPIEVLCKSYPSEFISYFHYCRSLRFEDKPDYSYLKRLFRDLFIREGYQFDYVFDWTILKYPQIGASSRGRNPSGNAGLNAGPSAERPGRASVGQDIRDRFTGAVEAFSRRNTSAAGRHGEHSRQRTSEDIPSSKDVQADSERGRSSRNGSSSKRAVMSSSKPTSSAEPTDSRSSRLVSSTGRLSTTQRIQQGIETKPSSFSRTSLTKGNHDNPLRSFEFLSIRK from the exons ATGGATCATGTTGTGGGTGGGAAGTTTAAGCTGGGAAGGAagattggaagtgggtcttttggTGAGCTTTATTTAG GTGTGAATTTACAGAATGGAGAAGAAGTTGCTATTAAGCTG GAATCTGTCAAGACGAGGCACCCTCAACTGCACTATGAATCGAAAATTTATATGCTACTCCAAGGAGGAA CCGGGATTCCTAACCTCAAATGGTTTGGAGTGGAGGGCGAGTACAATATAATGGTCATTGACCTTCTTGGACCAAGTTTGGAAGACCTTTTCAACTATTGCAACAGGTTGTTTACTTTGAAAACAGTGTTAATGCTAGCAGATCAACTC ATTAATAGAGTTGAATACATGCACTCCAGAGGATTTCTTCACCGTGACATAAAGCCAGACAACTTCTTAATGGGCTTAGGTCGCAAGGCAAATCAG GTTTATGCAATTGACTTTGGGCTTGCCAAAAAGTATAGGGATCTCCAGACTCACAAGCATATACCATACAG GGAAAACAAGAATCTGACTGGAACTGCTCGGTATGCGAGTGTCAACACACATCTTGGAGTTG AGCAAAGCAGAAGAGATGATTTGGAATCTCTTGGTTATGTGCTTATGTATTTTCTTAGAGGAAG CCTTCCATGGCAGGGACTTAAAGGTGGTACTAAGAAGCAGAAATATGACAAAATCAGTGAGAAAAAGATGTTAACACCAATAGAG GTGCTGTGCAAATCTTATCCATCTGAGTTCATATCATACTTCCACTACTGTCGATCATTAAGATTTGAAGATAAACCTGACTATTCATATTTGAAGAGGCTTTTCAGAGACTTGTTTATTCGTGAAG GTTATCAATTCGACTATGTGTTTGATTGGACAATTTTGAAGTATCCTCAGATTGGTGCCAGTTCTCGAGGACGA AATCCTAGTGGGAATGCCGGACTAAATGCTGGGCCATCTGCAGAAAGGCCAGGAAGGGCGTCAG TGGGGCAAGATATTCGGGATAGATTTACTGGTGCTGTTGAAGCATTTTCCAGAAGGAATACTTCTGCAGCTGGTAGGCATGGGGAACACTCCAGACAGAGGACTTCAGAGGATATTCCTTCATCCAAAGATGTG CAAGCTGATTCAGAGAGAGGCCGTAGCTCGAGAAATGGAAGCTCTTCTAAAAGAGCTGTCATGTCAAGCAGCAAACCGACCTCTTCTGCTGAACCCACGGATAGTCGCTCAAGCAGATTAGTGTCAAGCACTGGCCGTCTATCTACCACACAGAGAATTCAGCAGGGAATTGAAACAAAACCATCATCATTCTCGCGAACTTCACTCACAAAGGGCAACCATGATAACCCTCTTCGGAGCTTTGAATTTCTTTCAATCAGAAAGTAA
- the LOC125874845 gene encoding 60S ribosomal protein L14-1, whose amino-acid sequence MPFKRFVEIGRVALVNYGKDYGKLVVIVDVIDQNRALVDSPDMVRSQMNFKRLSLTDIKIDISRIPKKKTLIAAMEAADVKNKWESSSWGRKLIVQKRRASLNDFDRFKLMLAKIKRAGVVRQELAKLKKEVA is encoded by the exons ATG CCGTTCAAGAGGTTCGTAGAGATCGGAAGAGTTGCCCTCGTCAACTACGGGAAGGATTACGGGAAGCTTGTTGTTATCGTCGATGTCATTGACCAAAATAGG GCTCTTGTTGATTCCCCGGACATGGTGAGGAGCCAGATGAACTTTAAGAGACTTTCACTCACAGATATCAAAATTGACATTAGTAGAATcccaaagaagaagaccctCATTGCTGCTATGGAGGCTGCTG ACGTGAAAAACAAATGGGAGAGCAGTTCCTGGGGAAGGAAGTTGATAGTTCAGAAGAGGAGGGCCTCACTTAATGATTTTGACAGGTTCAAGCTTATGCTGGCAAAGATAAAG AGGGCTGGAGTCGTGAGACAGGAGCTTGCTAAGCTCAAGAAGGAAGTTGCTTGA
- the LOC125873086 gene encoding glycolipid transfer protein 1: MEGTVFAPALEGIKHVKSEEGVMLTRPFLDVCKHILPIIEKFGAAMALVKSDIGGNITRLENKYLSNPTKYTNLYSMVQEEIEAKTAKGSSSCTNGLLWLTRAMDFLVALFRNLLEHQDWAMSQACSDSYSKTLKKWHGWIASSSFTIAMKLAPDRKKFMDVICGTGDINSDIEKFCTTFSPLLEENHKFLASVGMDELKAS, translated from the exons ATGGAAGGCACTGTCTTTGCCCCTGCTTTAGAAGGAATCAAGCATGTCAAGTCTGAGGAAGGAGTAATGCTTACCAGACCTTTCTTAGATGTCTGCAAACACATCTTACCTATTATAG AAAAGTTTGGAGCTGCCATGGCACTGGTCAAGTCTGACATTGGTGGAAATATAACG AGGTTAGAAAACAAGTACTTGTCGAACccaacaaaatatacaaacttGTACAGTATGGTGCAAGAAGAGATTGAAGCAAAGACAGCAAAAGGCTCTTCTAGTTGCACAAATGGTCTTCTTTGGTTGACAAG GGCTATGGATTTTCTGGTGGCACTGTTTAGAAATTTACTGGAGCATCAGGACTGGGCGATGTCACAAGCTTGCTCTGATTCCTACAGCAAGACATTGAAAAAGTGGCATGGATGGATAGCGAGTTCAAGTTTTACG ATTGCAATGAAGCTCGCTCCAGATAGGAAGAAATTTATGGATGTAATATGTGGGACCGGTGATATTAATAGTGACATCGAAAAATTCTGTACTACTTTCTCACCGCTTCTTGAAGAGAACCACAAGTTCTTG GCCAGCGTAGGAATGGATGAACTGAAAGCATCTTAA
- the LOC125873085 gene encoding CRIB domain-containing protein RIC6-like: MATKVKGLLKGLRYISQIFDEEKEKEIQIGFPTDVKHVAHIGWDGPSTDNNPTWMKEFNGPGQFQSAPLVPPAADNPEIKWVSEDSNRRSRNADSSAVGDQPEQTKSTRRHSSSKENGGTDSPKKSRGSRRHHRKDSADGSKHGRIPLDSATGSESPARDLPDIPKKSRRKKSKEADPGGTVPGSRSSKSKGTSSSTAAPPASEGAVQSSRNNESIIS, translated from the exons ATGGCCACCAAGGTGAAAGGCCTTCTTAAAGGCCTTCGTTACATTTCTCAAATATTTG AtgaggagaaagaaaaagaaatacagATTGGTTTTCCCACAGATGTAAAGCATGTTGCTCATATAGGATGGGATGGACCATCAACAGATAATAATCCAACCTGG ATGAAAGAATTCAATGGACCAGGACAATTTCAGTCAGCACCTTTGGTTCCTCCAGCAGCAGATAATCCTGAAATTAAATGGGTTTCTGAAG ATTCAAACCGAAGGTCCAGAAATGCAGATTCTTCTGCCGTCGGAGATCAACCAGAACAAACAAAGTCAACCAGGCGTCATTCTTCTTCTAAGGAAAACGGAGGGACTGATTCTCCAAAGAAATCCAGGGGTTCCCGGCGACACCACAGGAAGGACTCTGCTGACGGTTCCAAACACGGCCGGATCCCGCTAGATTCAGCCACTGGCTCGGAATCTCCGGCAAGAGACCTGCCGGATATCCCCAAAAAATCACGGCGAAAGAAGTCCAAGGAAGCCGACCCCGGCGGTACCGTCCCCGGATCCCGATCGTCCAAGTCTAAAGGCACTTCTTCTAGTACAGCTGCACCACCAGCATCTGAAGGTGCAGTACAGAGTTCGAGAAACAATGAAAGCATCATTTCataa
- the LOC125872805 gene encoding succinate--CoA ligase [ADP-forming] subunit beta, mitochondrial has protein sequence MVRGMLRKLANQSLSVAGKWQQQQLRRLNIHEYQGAELMGKYGINVPKGIAVASLDEVKKAIQDVFPNQSEVVVKSQVLAGGRGLGTFKNGFQGGVHIVKADQAEEIASKMLGQILVTKQTGAQGKVVSKVYLCEKMSLVNEMYFSIILDRATAGPLIIACRKGGTSIEDLAEKFPDMIIKVPIDVFKGISDEDAAKVVDGLAPKVADRNDSIEQVKKLYNLFCETDCTMLEINPLAETSDNKLVAADAKLNFDDNAAYRQKEIFSLRDSSQEDPREVAAAKADLNYIGLDGEIGCMVNGAGLAMATMDIIKLHGGTPANFLDVGGNATEGQVVEAFKILTADEKVKAILVNIFGGIMKCDVIASGIVNAAKQVQLKVPVIVRLEGTNVEQGKRILKESGMKLITAEDLDDAAEKAVKALA, from the exons ATGGTGAGAGGAATGTTGCGTAAACTTGCCAATCAGTCTCTTTCAGTCGCCGGAAAATGGCAGCAGCAACAGCTCCGCCGCCTCAACATCCACGAGTATCAG GGAGCTGAGTTGATGGGAAAATATGGAATCAATGTACCGAAAGGTATTGCTGTTGCTTCCCTTGATGAAGTGAAAAAAGCAATTCAAGACGTGTTCCCTAACCAAAGCGAG GTCGTTGTTAAGTCACAAGTCCTTGCTGGTGGACGTGGCCTTGGAACGTTCAAAAATGGATTTCAGGGTGGAGTTCATATTGTCAAGGCTGATCAGGCTGAAGAGATTGCCA GTAAAATGCTTGGACAGATACTTGTTACTAAGCAAACTGGAGCTCAAGGAAAAGTTGTCAGCAAG GTTTACCTATGTGAAAAGATGTCCTTGGTTAATGAAATGTACTTTTCAATTATACTTGATCGTGCAACTGCTGGCCCT CTCATTATTGCTTGTCGAAAGGGTGGAACCAGCATAGAAGACCTAGCAGAAAAATTTCCCGACATGATTATAAAG GTTCCAATTGATGTTTTCAAAGGAATCAGTGATGAAGATGCTGCAAAGGTTGTTGATGGATTGGCTCCAAAAGTAGCCGACAGAAATGATTCAATTGAGCAAGTGAAAAAGTTGTACAACCTTTTCTGTGAAACTGACTGCACAATGTTAGAG ATCAACCCCCTTGCAGAAACATCTGACAACAAGCTGGTAGCTGCGGATGCAAAGCTCAATTTTGACGATAATGCTGCTTACCGTCAAAAAGAAATCTTTTCTCTTCGCGATTCATCACAAGAAGATCCTCGTGAG GTTGCTGCTGCAAAAGCTGATTTGAATTATATTGGCTTGGATGGAGAAATTGGTTGCATGGTAAATGGTGCTGGATTGGCAATGGCTACCATGGATATTATTAAGCTTCATGGGGGAACTCCAGCCAATTTTCTAGATGTTGGTGGAAATGCTACTGAAGGCCAG GTTGTCGAGGCCTTCAAAATTTTGACTGCAGATGAGAAGGTGAAAGCTATTTTGGTGAACATCTTTGGAGGAATAATGAAGTGTGATGTGATTGCCAGTGGTATTGTTAATGCTGCCAAACAG GTTCAACTGAAAGTGCCTGTGATTGTTCGTCTGGAAGGAACCAACGTCGAACAAGGGAAGAGAATTCTTAAG GAAAGTGGCATGAAACTGATTACCGCTGAGGATTTAGATGACGCAGCTGAAAAGGCAGTCAAGGCCTTAGCTTAG
- the LOC125874189 gene encoding 60S ribosomal protein L23 encodes MSKRGRGGSAGNKFRMSLGLPVAATVNCADNTGAKNLYIISVKGIKGRLNRLPSACVGDMVMATVKKGKPDLRKKVMPAVIVRQRKPWRRKDGVFMYFEDNAGVIVNPKGEMKGSAITGPIGKECADLWPRIASAANAIV; translated from the exons ATGTCGAAGAGAG GTCGCGGAGGTTCCGCGGGGAACAAGTTCAGGATGTCGCTGGGTTTACCCGTGGCAGCCACCGTCAACTGTGCTGATAACACCGGAGCAAAGAACTTGTACATCATTTCGGTGAAGGGTATCAAGGGAAGGCTTAACAG GTTGCCATCAGCTTGTGTGGGTGACATGGTCATGGCTACCGTGAAGAAGGGTAAGCCCGATCTCAGGAAGAAAGTCATGCCTGCCGTCATTGTTCGTCAGCGCAAGCCATGGCGCCGAAAGGACGGTGTCTTCATGTACTTTGAAG ATAATGCTGGTGTAATTGTGAACCCCAAGGGAGAAATGAAAG GATCTGCAATCACAGGGCCAATTGGGAAAGAGTGTGCTGATCTTTGGCCAAGGATTGCAAGTGCTGCCAATGCTATTGTGTAG
- the LOC125872231 gene encoding uncharacterized protein LOC125872231 — MHSTHVSSFISIPFPPSKSKTHKLKYPKILHTKLWSSTPRMSLNQNSNTNLINTITKLLWGPSLPPQLLISTVRSTWSAAWQLMMSQLAPSDPTGSYTRPTSQFRLYFNPKLKVSPKDLHLYVGLPCPWAHRTLIVRALKGLEDSVPVSIASPGIDGSWEFRVFSDPDKDKLVPGLDKANGCKTLREVYKLRRGGYSGRSTVPMLWDMEKKEVLCNESYDIIEFFNSGLNEIAGNPELDLSPPALKDDIRKWNDIIYPTVNNGVYRCGFAQSQEAYDKAAEGLFRTLEMLEDHLGGSRYLCGDVLTLADVCLFTTLIRFDVVYNVLFKCTKKKLIEFTNLHGYLRDIYQIPKVAETCNMGQIMEGYYKILFPLNPGGINPIMPSGCEDEVLSKPHNRDSLSLETKVVQHSVS, encoded by the exons atgcattCTACTCATGTCTCCTCCTTTATCTCCATTCCATTTCCTCCATCGAAATCAAAAACTCACAAACTCAAATATCCTAAAATTCTTCATACTAAGCTATGGAGCTCAACTCCAAGAATGTCACTTAACCAAAACTCAAACACTAACCTCATAAACACCATCACTAAGCTTCTATGGGGTCCATCACTCCCCCCACAACTCCTCATCTCCACCGTCCGTTCAACCTGGTCCGCGGCGTGGCAGCTCATGATGTCCCAACTCGCTCCATCAGACCCAACCGGATCCTATACCCGACCCACGTCTCAATTTCGGTTATACTTCAATCCCAAATTGAAAGTCTCCCCGAAAGACCTCCACCTTTATGTGGGCCTTCCATGTCCGTGGGCACACAGAACTCTTATTGTTCGAGCACTTAAGGGTCTTGAAGATTCTGTACCCGTCTCAATTGCTTCTCCGGGTATTGATGGGTCTTGGGAATTCCGGGTTTTTTCTGACCCGGATAAGGATAAGCTTGTTCCGGGTTTGGATAAAGCTAATGGGTGTAAAaccttgagagaagtttataaGCTGAGACGAGGTGGTTATAGTGGTCGATCAACTGTTCCAATGCTGTGGGACATGGAGAAGAAGGAAGTGCTTTGTAATGAgagttatgatattattgagTTTTTTAATTCCGGTTTGAATGAAATTGCAGGGAATCCTGAATTGGATCTTTCACCACCTGCATTGAAAGATGACATTCGAAAATGGAACGATATAATTTATCCAACCGTTAACAATGGCGTGTACAG GTGTGGATTTGCACAAAGTCAAGAAGCATACGATAAAGCAGCAGAGGGGTTGTTTAGAACACTGGAAATGTTGGAGGATCATTTGGGGGGATCAAGGTATTTGTGTGGGGATGTTTTGACACTTGCAGATGTGTGTTTGTTCACTACTTTGATTCGGTTTGATGTGGTCTATAATGTCCTCTTCAAATGTACCAAGAAGAAGCTCATTGAATTCACCAACCTCCATGGATATCTCAGAGACATTTATCAG ATACCAAAGGTTGCAGAAACTTGCAATATGGGGCAAATAATGGAAGGTTACTACAAGATTCTGTTCCCATTGAATCCAGGGGGAATTAATCCCATTATGCCTAGTGGTTGTGAGGATGAAGTGCTCTCTAAACCTCATAATAGAGACTCCTTGTCATTGGAGACAAAAGTTGTGCAACACTCTGTTTCTTGA